From a region of the Tachypleus tridentatus isolate NWPU-2018 chromosome 1, ASM421037v1, whole genome shotgun sequence genome:
- the LOC143257658 gene encoding uncharacterized protein LOC143257658, which yields MHISVLLSAFLFTVPYFEVFGERDPMKCKLDSSTFLVDRHATPRRIRRQGHQTVLGNFPVLPRIGKGSIIGFYSALVELAKEVETWENEGDFQLSQVFGFYMILNIISDMPIIAMLTNVILENAINGTIPSESTTSALTTTSIPVVSAEALLETTTNPPTTTVTTTSPPSTTTQSNASLTNNIVDELLDFF from the exons ATGCATATCTCTGTACTACTGTCCGCATTCTTGTTTACTGTGCCGTATTTTGAAGTTTTTGGAGAAC GTGACCCGATGAAGTGCAAACTAGACTCTTCAACATTTCTTGTCGATCGCCATGCCACACCGAGAAGGATAAGGAGGCAAGGACATCAAACGGTTCTTGGTAATTTTCCAGTTCTGCCTCGTATCGGAAAGGGCAGCATTATTGGGTTTTATTCTGCTTTGGTAGAGTTAGCCAAAGAGGTGGAAACTTGGGAAAATGAGGGGGATTTCCAGCTGTCGCAGGTGTTTGGATTTTATatgattttgaacattatttcaGATATGCCTATAATTGCAATGCTCACCAATGTAATCCTTGAAAATGCTATAAATGGAACGATACCATCTGAATCGACAACATCGGCCTTGACAACAACTTCTATTCCTGTTGTGTCTGCAGAAGCACTTCTAGAAACTACAACAAATCCACCCACAACGACCGTGACCACAACTTCACCACCATCAACGACAACACAATCAAATGCATCTTTGACAAATAATATCGTAGATGAGTTGTTAGATTTCTTTTAG